Within the Mus caroli chromosome 10, CAROLI_EIJ_v1.1, whole genome shotgun sequence genome, the region TTCCCAGGTGTGCTCATTGCCCCCACACTCACTGCCTACTGAGCTCCTGCATTGCACACACCCTCGCCTAGCtaagcctccctccctccagtccccTGATGGGGAAGTGGACTCAGGTGGTGTCCGACCAGTAGAGACTCACCAGTTCCTACCGCGTCCCATCACTTACCACAGTAGTAAGCCCCATCTCAGGAAAATCCCCTCCCATGAATCTGTTAAGGCTCCCCTCATGTGTTCATATTCCGACtccagctctctcctctcctcacccgAGCTACTGTGCCCAGCCCCACCCGATCCACCAGTGTCCTGGTCCCCTCATTCTCACACACAGGCAGAACTTGGGGAGAGCTATCACACCAGGCATGAAGATCACACTGGGTAAATAGCCCTGTTTTAAACTCGTAGTATATTATTTGTTCATAAAAACAGGTAATAAGCTGGGCTAacaggatggttcagtggataaaggcacttccTATGGTACGAGTCTGACACACTGAGGTATCATTCAATCCCCACAGGGTATAACCGACTCCACACTGTCTTTTGGCCACACCCACACTgtgacatacatgtgcacacacaaatcagttttaaaaattaaaaacagtgagAGCTGGGGTGAGTATGATCCAAACAcaagtttcaatttttttaaaaaaagtttacgTAATAAATAATGTTATAGACACATACAATATGCTGTATATGGTGGTACcagcctgtaatcacagcacgtgggaggctgaggccagcctgggctatagtgtGAAATTTTGTTACACCCTCATTCTATCCAAATAAGCAACAAATTCTTATCAGGAAACCGAACAGCCTCAAGTAGAACAATTCTCTTTAGTAAACAACCATAAGAAAGTGCTCGTAGTCAGTTAGGTTCTactaatttttcttaattctctTTGATTTTTTCCCCTGGTCTTCTACTCCATTCTCTGCAGGTCGCTTCTTCAACCCCTTCATTTTCCTCGTTTGTAGTTTGCTTAAGTCTTGCTTCTGCATATGAATCCTTCCAAATGTTGTGCCAAAAGTATCCTGAGagatattctttctcttctttggctataaaacaagaagaaaaaaaaatgtttgtatatacagatatacacacatatatgtatgtatgtaattttaaaatggctTTCACTATATGAACTgataaaaactgataaaaatgtAGCACataaggccgggcatggtggtgcaacgcctttaatcccagcactcgggaggcagaggcaggcagatttctgagttcgaggccagcctgatctacagagtgagttccaggacagccagggctatacagagaaaccctgtctcaaacaaaacaaaacaaaacaaacacacaaaacatgtaGCACATAACCCGTAGTGACAACTCCCACTGTGACGCCTCTCAGCGGCACAAAGGACACAGCTCTTCACAGCTTTCTCATCTAGATCATGGGACACAGTTCTCAGCCATAGCCCAACAACGCTGCCATCTGGGTAAATGTCAGGTCATCTGGCAAGACTCGGGATGCACTGACCACTGTACCAAGACAGTTTGCCATGTTCAGCTTCAGCAGTTTCTCAGTTCAATGTGTACTAGTATCCAGAGTTAAAATTGCTACTgttgctttaaaacattttttatttgttatttatgtgCATGCAGGGTCCGTGGAGGCCACCAGGAGCTTACAGGTGGTTGAGAGCCCAgtggatgctgggactcaaaactctggtcctctggaagagtaacaagtgcttttaaccttaCCCCTTCTATTTGTTTCTGAAACaatttaaaagtcaaaacaaagcTGGGCCTGGCACTGCATGCCTACAATCCAGCACTTCCAGTACTTGAAGGTCTGAGACGGAAGAATCAGAGGTCACGGCCAGCCTAGACTATGCGTCTAGAAGCACAGCTCTCAACCCAGTCTTCATGGTGCCCACACGACTCTAGGTTTGCTGAAAATGGCAGTCTAGGCCACAAGAAAACTGTCAGCCAAACTAGACCCCTGGCCCCTGCAACTCTGTATGGCCTGGACATCTGGATgggctctttctcctctcctggctCAGAGCCTAACCCGTATCCATTTTACTCATCTTTTCACGCATCTTTTTAATATAACACCACAAACCCTTGCTGGCCAGCGTGGAatacagaaataaacacagaagCTCTGTACCATCTATGCattcagagaaatatttttatatgcgTTGTGTAATTTATAACAAGGGGTTTTCTTTTAGGCTTTGTTAACTGAatgctcctctcctcctccactgcATACTGAAAGCCCGTGTTCACACTGTGTAAACATGCACAGAAGACTTTCCTCCTGTGTTGTTGACTCTTTAAACATAGCAGgtattattaaaattaactgttaactgaaaaaaaagaagaagaagaagaagaagctctgTACCTTGAGAGCCTTGGGCACTTTCATGGACAGTTTATAAAGGTCATCTGATGCTAGGTGTGTCCTCCTCATGACCAGGTCCAGTGATGGTCCCATCTCTTCTAGCTCGATACGTGGTGTTCTGCACCCAGATTTCTTCAACAGCAGCCTTTATGAATGGGGAGAAGGGGGACtgctttaattctttttaaaagtccttcTCTGAAATTACTTTGTTGAGAGAGTTTTGTAGCTTCAAATAATAAGTTGCAAAAGCCAAAGCTCTCCTTAAAACACGTTGGGCATTCATGCCAAGTGCatcctttgttttagtttttaaaaattggaacaTGAAATTATGTGGTATTGTTAAGAAACAagttcttgggctggagagatggctcagtgggtaagagcatcgactgctcttccagaggtcctgagttcaaatcccagcaaccatctgaaatgagatctgacacccttttctggtgtgtctgaagacagctacagtgcacttaatcataataataaataaatatttttaaaaaatttaaaaaataaagaaacaagttCTTAAACAATCCAGTGGCAGAACACATGAATGTTTGCACAAGGCTCCAAGTGCGATGCCACCAGAATAAGAACTGTAACCGGCCTTTAGAAAGTAACACTCTGCCATCTCCAGCACTGTCTGAGTTACGTCAACCCACTAACAATCAGCCTTTTCCCACATCACATTAATGACGTCTGCAGACTGCAGCAAACCCAAACATCCTAATAACTAAACTACAACCTCTCCAACACTCTGTGTCCAACAAAACTGCTATCTGGAAAAAtctggggagcaggagggagaaagagtgagGAGCTGGGCACAGACAGAGTCAAGACAGAGAACAGCAAGTCTTAAGATTCTCTTTGTATTATGAACATATTACTAACACAAATCCAGGGGACTCACGACGAGGCTTTCCATGGACACATCCTGTGTATCCACGATGGTTACCAGATTGTCTTCCACTCACCACCATCTCTCTTTCAGTCTCAGGCACACAACCCCTCTCACCCCAGttgttttctgagtgctgggaatcccagcactgggaatggAGGCTTGAGGACCAGTtaaaggccattctctgctacacagtgacttcaaggccagtctggcctatgtgaagccttgtctcaataaaacaacaataatgggagagagggagggaggaagggagataaaTACCAACCCCAAATCTGAATATTATATTTAGCAACCACATTTAATAGAGCAGTTAAGTCCCATAAGTaaaaagctggggtgggggggtgaggggttgGCAGGGAGCCATTTACTGTCAGAACAATGTTCATAAAAGATTAGCACTGGACAAAGAGCTGTTACAGAAGCACAGACGACATGGGTACTGAGAAGCAACAGAGCAGTTAAGGAAGGCCCAGGAGAGTTAACAGTGGGaatctacatatacagctagccACCAAGACAGTGTCAAGACTTTTGTCATCCACGGCAGACATGGGAAGAGCTTAGTGACTGTGGCCATGAAGAAAGCAGCTGCTGAGGAGGCTTGAGCCCACCTAGCACGTCCTTTAATAAACCTTTATCCGCCGGGGCACAGAAGGACAGATTGACAAGAAGAGGCAAACACTTGGCTTCATCTGCAGTCTGTTTTATAAAAGGAGTGTCAGGGATGCTAACCTCAAAGGCAAAGTTTTAGCATGGCACTATCTCCATCAATAAAAACGGAGTCTGGCTGGAAGCAGTGGGtcaggcctgcaatcccagcacttcagctgaggcaggcagactgCAAGTCTGAGGCCCACTGGGGTACATgacgagttcaaggccacctgaaGCTACACCAGAGATAGTGCTTCAAAAACTCAAACAAGAAAGCAATCTGCTTGCTGGAATTTACATTCACAGTAACACTGTGCTGGGATTAGGGCATACAAGAGCATCACTGTAGTCAGCCATACTTTCTGTTTTAGGTCGTAGCTTTCAAATCTAACTGGCCTCACTGGGGTTGAGACAGCACAAATAGGCTCACAATAGATGACCGGGAAGCCAGGAAGAGTGAGTTCCCCAGATCACGGTTAGCAGGAAGGAGAGCTGGAGGGAGGTCAGGGCACAGGCCCTGCCACTACTATCTGCAAACTCTCCAGACTCATCGTAACCTGAGAACTCCAAAACACCCTCCGAGGCGCACTTACTTATAGCTTCGGAAGTAAACTTTCCCATTCAGTGCAGTGAAGTGCAGAACATACTCTAATCCAGCCAGCCGGACGTTCGATACAGTGGGGCCTCTGAAGAAATCTGAAAGCACATATTCGGTTGTTAAAGAGAACTATTTCAAAATTCAGCTACAAAGTGCCATCTTTTCaatgaggggtgggggggtgtgtgagggggggacacacacacacaaatgctcactgaggccagagtCATCTCCGGTGCTGGGGCggggggacacacacacaaatgctcactgaggccagagtCATCTCCGGTGCTGTTCCTCAGGAACCCCAGCGTGTGccggcctgtctctgcctccccagcacccGGACTGTGACAAAGCTGAAGCACATAACTAGCCCTTGAGCTAGTTCCCCAGTCCTACTCTAGCTTGCTTTGTGACGTGTAACAACTAAagtcagtctggcctcaaaccccCACAATAAGCCTAACTCTGGTGTAGAGGCAGGtctggttccctaattggttcttgattttgtCAATAGAGAAGACCTGGAGCCAATTGCTGGATGGTACAGGTGAGACTTTGGGGTCCCAGGAGGGAAATGGAGACACAAGGAGAGAGTGGCTTTTCAGTCATGATTTGGAAGGAGCAGCACGCAGCAATCATGTAAGATCTCCAGGCAGGAAGGCTGCCAGAGATATCTGGCGGGGGCTGATTTGGAACAGGCCACTGAGTTTAGGGCAGCAAGAGAGACGggaataataaaatgttattgcATTTCCAAGCAGGAGGTATTTGAGCTCAGCAATTGTGCCAGCAGACAAATTCTAAAGTAATAAAAGCTGTcttgagtgtttttgtttttttatctgcAGAGCAAAGGTggccaggagaaagaagatgGGCTGGGGGATGGTTGTGATCGCAGCTCCCAGGAAAGGCGGtagtgtgctttttaaaatgatacatcggggctggtgagattgctcagcgggtaagaacaccaactgctcttccaaaggtcccgagttcaaatcccagcaaccaaatggtggctcacaaccatccgtaacaagatctgacgccctcttctggagtgtctgaagacagctatagtgtacttacatataatcaataaataaatctttaaaaaaaaagatacacaacACTCTGAACTCTCTGAACTCCTGActccagagtgccaggattaaatgcatgcacaaAATAAACCTATTCTTTGTTTACTATCATCCTTACAGACAGGAACaggaacatttaaaaagaaaaaattagaatcCAAACACTGGTATTGTTTACTGGatttccaaagaagaaaagcagtcCCAGGTGGGTAAGAAGGCTCAGTAAGTAGATGTGCCTGTTGTGCacagcatgaagacccaagttcaaaccctgggactcacatgaaggTAGAGGAGTCAACCTCACAAAGCTCTCCTTTGAATACCACATATAtgtacacctgcatacacatcacacacacacacacacacacacacacacactaataagttttgtttttagagaaaagCAGTTGTATAGACTGGCATATAATCCAATAGTAAAAGCCTTGCCTGACATACATAAGGTCCTGCATTCATCCCCAGAACCACAGTAAGAAGAATAAACAACTATTTGAGATTCACTGTACACCAGAAAAGAACCCTGCAGTCCTCTATTACCCTTTCCCTACGATTACCCTCTAttaccctttctctttcctgtcacACGATGCATAAGAACACACCCGAAGGCTCTGTCGGCTAGTGGTGGCCCAGCCATTTTACTGTGTAAATATGGTATTCACACACTGAGGAGATCATGTGATGACACTGTACAAAGTATGAGCTGCTATCCCTGTATCTCATTTAGCATGTGCACAGTCTAGTGGCCACAGTAAGGCAGTGGCCTTACATACGATGACCAACACTCTTACTGCATCTCTCACAGCCCTGCTCTGCCCAAggtttcttttctacttttgctcctttcccttccttcatgCCACTAAGACAATGAGAAACTAGCATGCGTTTGCATGCACATAGACCACAACCATTTAAAGGGTAGCTTAACCTTGAACAAAACACATTATTGAAGTTAAAAAGTACTGAGCAAGAGAAATCGATCTTGGGGCTATCTATCAAAAGGAAGGGCTTGTGCTGTGAATGGAAGCCCAGGGCGAGCATCTTACTTAACAAGGAAGTagagaacagaaaacaagaacaataCATTTCATAAGGGacatgtttaattttcttttctttgaaaattttgtggTATGTCATGAGCCCCAGGCCTTGTGAATGTATGGCAAATACTCTGacagctgcttttgtttgtttgtttaagagacaaggtctctgtttATACCATTGGCTAGCCTAAACCTCGCTATAGAGATGGGGTTGGCCtaaaattcagagatccacctgcctctgcttctgaagtgctaggattaaaggcacaccaccaggctggagagatggctcagcagttaagactgctcttcgggacgtcccgagttcaaatcccagcaaccacatggtggctcacaactagccataatgaaatctgatgccctcttctggtgtgtctgaagacagccactgtgtacttacacataataataaataaatctttgagccagagTGAGGggggccggagcgagcagaggtcctgagttcaattcccagcaaccatatgatggctcacaaccatctgtagagctgcagtgtactcatatactaaaaataaaataaataaatctttaaaaagggggggggggcacaccaccaccatacctggcttgtgtgtgtgtttagatttatttttgttttactttatgtgtataagtgtttgctTACATGTAgtcatgtgtaccacatgcatgtggagaccagaagagagtgtcagatctcctggactAGAGGTactggtgagccaccatgtgagagCTAACAAACCCCGACCTTTCACAAAAGCAGCAAGGACTCTAAATGGCAGAACTCTCTCTCCAgcatatttctgttttctcagaCAGTCGCTTACAGCCCAGCCTGCCTCTAACCCTCAGATGCTGATACTCCCGCAGATCTGAATTAGGTCAAGTTCAACTGTTCGTAGTCATAAACCAAATAGCAAGTGTGGTAACACAATACTATTAGTAACCTTCTGAGAGAGAATAAGGGCAGCTCTTCAAAACTTAAAAAGGTGACTTGTAGCTGGACATGGTAGCAACACCTTTActccagcaatcaggaggcagaggcagattgatctctgagttcaaggccagactgagttacacagcaagttccaggccagccagggatatatgaGGCCAGTCTaacaaccaaactaaaacaaaagatcGAGCATGGCTCACTAAGAGTTAAGTCCTCTATCGGCAAAAGAGCGCAGGTGTGCTTATACGCACAAGGCTCTGACCTCCCAAAGGGAAACAACAGCCTGAGATGGTCTGTGTGCGGCCAGAGTCCCCAGTACTGAGCAAAGGAAAACGCCCAGCACTTCACATGGACTGGATGGGCTCAGACAGGTTTCCTAGAGAAGAACCCGAGAGAGTGCCAGGAATGTGGTAAGGAAGGGTGAAGCTAGCTGGGATGGCAGCCTTCCTCTTAGCACACTGAAGAATACAAGGCCAGTGTGAGCTACAGCAAGAAGCTGCCTAAACCAGCCAATAAAGACACACAAAGCGTGACTCCAGAAAACGTAAGAGGAACAGTTACagctaacttccttccttccttgcttgcttgcttgcttgctttttgtttttcaagtcagggtttctctgggaaGGGTTTGCTGGATGttctagagctcactctgtacaccagactggcttcaaacccagagatctgcctgcctgcaggaatgttccaccactgcccagctgta harbors:
- the Rpf2 gene encoding ribosome production factor 2 homolog isoform X2, which codes for MLIKGGNANATVTQVLRDMYALKKPYGVLYKKKNITRPFEDQTSLEFFSKKSDCSLFMFGSHNKKRPNNLVIGRMYDYHVLDMIELGIEKFVSLKDIKTSKCPEGTKPMLIFAGDDFDVTEDYRRLKSLLIDFFRGPTVSNVRLAGLEYVLHFTALNGKVYFRSYKLLLKKSGCRTPRIELEEMGPSLDLVMRRTHLASDDLYKLSMKVPKALKPKKRKNISQDTFGTTFGRIHMQKQDLSKLQTRKMKGLKKRPAENGVEDQGKKSKRIKKN